The genome window TTTTCTAGGTCAGACGACGCGGATGACACCCATCATCCCGCCAGCTTGATGTTCGAGAATGTGACAATGGAACATCCAGTCGCCGGGATTGTCGGCGACAAAGGCAATCTCGACTTTCTCTCGGGGCGCCATCAGCACCGTGTCCTGCCATTCGCGGTGGGTCGTCTTGGCGCCGTTGCGCGAGATCACCCGGAAGGAGTGGCCGTGTAGGTGGATCGGGTGATGCCAGGCTGTCGCGTTGGTCATCGCGATCACATGGCTCTTGCCGCGGTCAAGCGTCAGCATCGGATCGAGGACATGGCCTTCGGCAGCCTTGCCGTTGATGAACCAGATGCCGTTACCGTGCATCATGCCCATAGTTCCCCCCATGCCGCCTGAGCCGCTTTCGCCCATGCTGCCGCCCATCTCGCGCATCACCATGCCGCCCATCATGCCACCGTTGAAAACGACGTCGTGCCGACGGGCCGTGCCGGGATCCGGCTCGGGCAGCGGGTTGGCCGGCAGGGCGATGGGCCAGTCGGGCGTGTATTCCCTCAGCGGCGCTTCGTCATAGGCGAGATCGACCAGCCGGTATTCGAGGCCCTTATAGAACCGGTCGACAACCGAGACTCGGCTGCTCGGCTCGCCTGTCATGTCGAGGATGAGGTCGGCACGCATGGCAGGGCCGAGGACGACCAGACCGTCCGTTGGTTGGTGCGGGGTGACCGGCTGGCCGTCGAGCGCGATGACCTTGAGCGCGTGAGTCTGGAAGTCGAGGCCGAAGATGCGCGCATTCGCGGCGTTGATGAGCCGCAACCGCACCCGCTCGCCGCGACGCACTGCAAACGTATCCGGCACGCGGCCGTTGATCGTAGCGGTATTGCCGACCCGGCCACCGTGGTTCATGTCGTGGCGGTTGCCGAAATCCTCGCTGATCTCGGCGGATTGCGTCAGCCGCCAATCGTCGATGACCCAGGTTATATCGCGGTCCACGCGAGGGGGTTCGGTCTCTTCGATGATCATCGGACCGTAGAGGCCGCGCCCGACCTGCTCGAAGCTACGCTGGTGGGGGTGGTACCAGAACGTTCCGGCATCGACCGCGTCGAACTCGTAAACGAAGGTATCGCCCGCCGCGATCGGGCGTTGAGTCAGGTGCGGCACGCCGTCCATCGCATTCGGTAGCCTCACCCCGTGCCAATGGACGGTAGTTTCCTCGGCCAGGGCGTTCTCGACCGTGATGCGCAGGCGCTCGCCCTGTCGCACGCGGATCTCGGGGCCGGGAACGGCGCCATTGTAGCACCAGGCCGGGGTTTCGCCGTGCGGCTCGGGTACGAGACGTGCCCTGCCGCGTGCGGCGCGCAGCGAGAACGCCTTGGTTTCGGCGCGCGCAGCCTTTGTCATAATGATCGGCATTGCAAGACTCGCCGAGCCGGCGGCAAGCGCTGTCAGCAGGCTTCGCCGTGACAGCGCCGAGGTGTGGATTGGTGACATTGTTGTGGTCTCATCTGGTGTCTGTATCGCGTCACACGCGCAGATCTTGATCCGTGCATGAGGTCAGCGGCGATAGCCGGCGCAAAGGCTCGGAAATCGCGTCAGAACGCAATGAACGAGGCGCGCCTCGACCCGCGTTGGATCAGATGAGAGTTCGGGGAGGGTAAGGTTCAGGCAGACCGGTCCAGCCTGTCAGGTGTTCCACCAATTGTAGCGTAGCCAACTCAGCAATGCGGGGGCTGAACGTATCGACCTGGCTGAGGCTGGCAGCGAAAGCGACCGTGCAAACGATTTCGCAAGTCGGTTCGCTCATTTCTCTATCAACGTCGGTGCCACACCCTTGGCAGATTTCCATGCCAACTCCGCCAATGTCAGCCACGGCCATTTTGAGCGACATACTGTTCGCACCCACCGAATGAACGACTGCGCCTGTCGCGAAGAGGGCGATTATGGCAAGCGTGAAGATGCGGGTGCGAAAATGCATATCACCTTATATGGTGCAGGCTTTGAGCTGTCGAGGTGTAAGATGTCGCATCATTGGATTAATGCCCCATCCCGTGCAGCAGCACAGTAACGCCACTACCGTCTACGCGGCGAGCTCCAACCTCTCCACAATCGTCTAATATAGGAAGATGATCTCGCCGAGCGCGTTCGGCGACGCGCCGGTTTTGAGGGGCATTGCCATTGTCTGATGCGACCGGCTCTATTGACGCAACAAACTGGCTGCCTAGCTGGATGCCGGGGAAATCCGGCCTATCCGGTGCTATTCAGTTGTGATAATGGAATCGCCGACTCCCACCGTGTAACCGTCTACGGCGCTGCTCTCGGCAATCAGGCGGGCGGTTCAGTCGAGATAGGAAATTCCGGACCAAGGCGGACAGAAGTTCGATGTACTGGCCTTGGCGGCATTCGCCACGAGACCATCCTTGGCGCCCGCGAGGACTTTCCAGCCCGTGAACTGCGATTATCGGCTAAGCCCGGTAAATCGGGTTGGCGGTACGTTTACCATGCAAGGCTAATGCGGTGCGGATTTAGGTCTTCGACAGCACACAACCGTCGTAGACGCAAATGCCGACAATCGTCCAAGGTTTGTGAGAGTCCGGCTATCAGGAGAGTGCTGTACCACTACATTTGCTGGATGGCTAACGGCCGCCGGCGAAGTAGCCAGGGATCTGGCCTGCTGCCTGACCCACTACGGACGTTTGCCAAGCCCATTTGGGCTGCCCCATGCTAGCTTCCCGACGACTTAACGGGGTACCCGATTGCGTCAGGCTCTATCAGACGGGTTGAACCACCATTATGGCGCAGGCCACGAAGCACACAGCAATCTCGGCA of Alphaproteobacteria bacterium contains these proteins:
- a CDS encoding multicopper oxidase family protein; protein product: MSPIHTSALSRRSLLTALAAGSASLAMPIIMTKAARAETKAFSLRAARGRARLVPEPHGETPAWCYNGAVPGPEIRVRQGERLRITVENALAEETTVHWHGVRLPNAMDGVPHLTQRPIAAGDTFVYEFDAVDAGTFWYHPHQRSFEQVGRGLYGPMIIEETEPPRVDRDITWVIDDWRLTQSAEISEDFGNRHDMNHGGRVGNTATINGRVPDTFAVRRGERVRLRLINAANARIFGLDFQTHALKVIALDGQPVTPHQPTDGLVVLGPAMRADLILDMTGEPSSRVSVVDRFYKGLEYRLVDLAYDEAPLREYTPDWPIALPANPLPEPDPGTARRHDVVFNGGMMGGMVMREMGGSMGESGSGGMGGTMGMMHGNGIWFINGKAAEGHVLDPMLTLDRGKSHVIAMTNATAWHHPIHLHGHSFRVISRNGAKTTHREWQDTVLMAPREKVEIAFVADNPGDWMFHCHILEHQAGGMMGVIRVV